The genomic window GCAATTCACTTTACTTGCTTACATTCAAAATATTTGAGCTAAATTACCAACTTGAATTACGTAGGCTCAGATCATAACGAGGATTTGTAGAATTCCCTTGAATACGGTCAAGGTAATCCCCAGTATAACCAAGTCGCCACAATAAAACTTCATCAATCCATTGAATAGCTTTTTTAATCAACTGCCAACGCTGTTCAATTGTCATAGTACCTACTCTTGGGTGAACTGCATCATTTCGCACCTCAAGAAATAAAGGTACATCATCTATGTCATTGCAGCCTCGACATTTAGTTAAGCCTATTCGCTCGAGTAAAAGTCTTAGACGTTTGCCAGTTACACTAATGTTCTCCTGTCCCGAATTTTTGCCAAGATTCCATGTGCTTTTAGCCTTTTGAGCTTGTGTTATGTCAAATAGCAATTCGTAATCAGCTTTTTTAGTGGGATTAGTTTCTTCCTCTATAAGAATGGTGTAACTTAATCGCTCAAGGGCAGCACCAGTAGCACTTGCTATGACTTCCCAAATCATTCTAGGTCGTGTTGCCTGGAAATACTGATTGAGTGTAAACTCAAATGTCTCTTTCCATGATGAGTTTTGTATCATGCGCTCAAAAGAAGAGAAACACTTTATATAAGCCGTTAGATTACTGTTTTGTGTAACCCATGAATAACCTAATTGTTCCAAAGGAGTAGCAGAAAATACGGCAGCAAGCCCACAAGAAGTTAGTGTTGGATTTTCTTGAGTATACTGTTCGCCTTTAATATAAATAGGTGCAGTATAACCTCCATTTATATATGACAGTAACCAACAGAGGTTTTTGATTCTTTCAAAAGCATTATTGAGTGATATAGCTTGCAGTTCTGATAAAGTTTCAGATTCTATTACATTGGCTTTTTGCTGATAAAGCTGACCAACTGTAGTTAGAAGAGTGCCTGTATTGCGATTTTCTGGTCTAAGCCAATCAAGAGCTTCATTTCTTATTTCTAAGCGGATACTCCAAGTATCATCTATAGGTAAGTCTATGTACCGTCCTTCTGATCTCCATTCTACTTCTCTACCAGTTTCTGCTTCTGTTATCTTTGTGAGTAAATCGTCTTGTCCGTTACTTTTATATTGGAAGCGAGTGTTAGATAAATAAAATGTAAATCCATGTCCTAGAGTTTCGATGTCATTGTAGACAGCCAAAGCAGCAGTTCCTCTAACAGCACTAAGAGGCCCAATATGGGCTATACCAGTACATAATATTTGTTTAAGAGAGAATAAATAGCCTTTTAACAGAGTTGTTAAGTTTGAATTCCCTAGTGCAAGGATGAAAGTACCATGAACATTACCCAAGATTTCAAAATCCCAAATAATGCGTGGTGTGGGATATATTTCAATCTCTGCCAGTAGACGACCTTCATTATCTTTGTCTGCATGATCTGTGATCTTAGCAATATTGTTATAAAGCTTTACTTTTTCTTGAAGAATTAAATCTTTATCTTGAATAAGCATTGTTTATAGTTTTAAATACAAGGTTAACGGTACAGCTAGTGTAATGCTTGTGACAAGATATTTGTCATCTACTTTTAATCTATATTTACAATTAACTTCATATAACTTACTCTTGAAATTTCTGATTTTAGACTAGCCAACAAAAACCAATCCAGAATCTAAAATTAATTAACCTTCCACACTTCTGCTAAATATAAAATGGATGGGTCTATGCACTTTTAACCCATAGTCCAAAAATATTAGACTTCTGGTTCAATGCCAAGCGATCGCAATTGTGCAGTTAAGCGATCGGCTCTTTGTCTTTCCTGTTCAGCCCGTTGGGATTCCTGTTCGGCTCTTTCCTGACCAGTCAATAACAAATTACCCTGCAAATCCCACCAACGCAACCAGGGCAATTGGGCGTTTTGATATTCTCCTTGCCATAAGCCTAACTCAACTCCCAAGCGCGTAATAGGATAATGTCCACGCTCATTTGCTGCTAATAACTGATATTGTCCACCAATTAATTCATGTATTTCTACACTGGCTTTCTTCACTTCATAAATGCCATAATAAGCCGGATGAATTACTTGCTCATAAATCCAAAATTTGCCCTGCCAAGGAGTTTTATCTCGTTCTTCACTACCATCTCCAGAGACAAATTCTAAGGCAATTAATGGGGCAATAAATTCTCGCCACAGCACATAAGACCTCCGTGTTTGTCCATCAAGCAAGGGCGGTACATTTCCTACATAAAACCAATCTGGTGCTTCTGCGCCTCGTTCTGGCGGATCTGTCAAGCGCCAGTAAATACCTAAGTCCTGACCTATACAATATTGACCTTCAGGCTGTAATTGTTTAAGGACAGGTGTAATCGAGTCAGTGAGTAAGATGCTTTGGGGATGCTCTTGCCAATTTTTCACAAAAGTACCATCAGACTCTGGTAGCTGCGTATGGTCGGGGAAAGGAGTAAGGGCTGTGGATGGGTCGGTTGCAGAGGTCATAGGGCTGTCCTCGCGCAGGAGTGAGGTTTGTTGTTGATTTTAGCAAGCACAGACGCAAACAGAAATCTGAAAAAACTAAGTATTCTAGCCTACGGGAACACCTAACGCCGATCACTCGCTAAACGATAATCTCAAAGTACACGCAGTAAACTGGGAATGCTTTCGATCGCTGACAAATTCCGAATTTCTGCCAAAGCTTGCCGAAAGTTGCCTTCTCGCACATCATGGGTAACAACCACAATCTCTGCAAGTTCCCCTTGAAAACCAGTTTGGACAATTGACTCTAAGCTAACGCCGTAGTTACCAAAGCAAGTCCCCAATTTCCCGATAACTCCAGGTTGGTCATTCGTGAGGAAACGGGCGTAAAACCGAGTTATCAGTTCTGCCATTGGCGCAATTTGGCAGTATTCTTGATGTCCACAAGCTAATAATGGATTTGGTATTGCTGTATTGGTTTTGAGGACAGCAACTAGATTCAAGATATCTGATGTGACAGCACTGGCGGTTGCACCAGCACCCGCACCGGGGCCGAAAAACATTACCTGCCCAATGGGTTCTCCTTCGACAAGAATGGCATTGTAAACGCCGTTGATGCTAGCCAAAGGGTGGGCTTGGGGCACTAAGGTGGGATGGACTCTGACGGAGAGAGCGGATGAGGGAGGATTACGTTTGGCGATCGCTAACAATTTAATCACAAATCCCAATTTTTCGGCGTAGGCAATATCTGTTTTGCTGACTTGCCGAATCCCCTCAGTATAAAC from Nostoc sp. UHCC 0926 includes these protein-coding regions:
- a CDS encoding Uma2 family endonuclease, whose protein sequence is MTSATDPSTALTPFPDHTQLPESDGTFVKNWQEHPQSILLTDSITPVLKQLQPEGQYCIGQDLGIYWRLTDPPERGAEAPDWFYVGNVPPLLDGQTRRSYVLWREFIAPLIALEFVSGDGSEERDKTPWQGKFWIYEQVIHPAYYGIYEVKKASVEIHELIGGQYQLLAANERGHYPITRLGVELGLWQGEYQNAQLPWLRWWDLQGNLLLTGQERAEQESQRAEQERQRADRLTAQLRSLGIEPEV